A single window of Deltaproteobacteria bacterium DNA harbors:
- a CDS encoding diguanylate cyclase — protein sequence MKTRYSHKLLSLIALFMILGISVTTYYTISREQKLIAEIGVDEAEHTTHMTFEALHASMVNGGGRAGNRAIVQNLAKDSDDIEEIRIIHGPGIDKQYGAEADEGVTDELDAEGLTGKEIQKIIEHRDGTRSARFVKPFVVTKECLGCHTGTVGDVNGAISVTVSLKEYDKAISDMTFKTIVAGIVITIVSLILCAIFVFRVSIKPINELQKAASIIGSGDLDHRINIRGGLEINQLVDEFNSMAEKLKARTEEMHLLNKQLEKLSITDGLTGAFNHRHFYLKLEEEIMRSARYHKTFSIILMDVDHFKRYNDTYGHLNGDIALKTVANSIRNSIRSSDLLARYGGEEFAVILAETEKSHAMELAERIRADVEASTITFNDDAPGEKVTISLGVATFPDDARLGLDLIRQADEALYKAKETGRNNVKSA from the coding sequence ATGAAGACAAGATACTCCCATAAACTTCTTTCTCTGATAGCCCTGTTCATGATACTGGGCATATCGGTGACAACGTACTACACCATTTCACGCGAGCAAAAGCTCATCGCAGAGATAGGCGTTGACGAGGCCGAACATACCACACACATGACCTTCGAGGCCCTTCATGCCTCTATGGTAAACGGCGGTGGAAGGGCCGGCAACAGGGCGATAGTCCAAAACCTCGCAAAAGACAGCGATGACATAGAGGAAATCCGCATAATACACGGCCCCGGCATAGATAAGCAATACGGCGCTGAGGCCGACGAAGGGGTTACGGACGAACTTGACGCCGAGGGGCTTACAGGCAAGGAAATACAAAAAATAATAGAGCACCGCGACGGCACACGCTCTGCACGCTTCGTAAAACCGTTTGTCGTAACCAAAGAATGCCTTGGCTGCCACACCGGCACGGTAGGTGACGTAAACGGCGCGATATCCGTTACCGTATCCTTGAAGGAATATGACAAAGCCATCAGCGATATGACCTTCAAGACCATAGTTGCGGGCATCGTAATCACCATTGTGTCGCTAATACTGTGTGCAATATTCGTCTTTAGAGTAAGCATAAAACCGATAAACGAACTGCAGAAGGCAGCAAGCATTATCGGCTCAGGCGACCTCGACCACAGGATAAACATAAGGGGCGGGCTCGAGATAAACCAGCTTGTCGACGAGTTCAACTCAATGGCCGAGAAGCTCAAGGCGCGCACAGAAGAGATGCACCTTTTAAACAAACAACTCGAGAAGCTCTCCATTACAGACGGGCTCACAGGCGCCTTCAACCACCGTCATTTTTACCTTAAGCTCGAAGAAGAGATAATGCGGTCCGCCAGATACCACAAGACCTTTTCAATAATCCTCATGGACGTGGACCACTTCAAGCGTTATAACGACACCTACGGACATCTTAACGGTGATATAGCGTTAAAAACCGTTGCCAACAGCATAAGAAACTCCATACGTTCAAGCGACCTCTTGGCCAGGTACGGCGGCGAAGAGTTTGCCGTAATACTTGCCGAGACCGAGAAGTCCCATGCCATGGAGCTTGCCGAGAGGATAAGGGCCGATGTCGAGGCTTCGACGATAACATTCAACGACGACGCACCAGGGGAAAAAGTTACCATCAGCCTCGGCGTTGCCACTTTCCCGGATGACGCGAGGCTTGGTCTTGACCTCATAAGACAGGCCGACGAGGCGCTTTATAAGGCCAAAGAGACAGGCAGAAATAACGTAAAAAGCGCGTGA